ACTGAGGACAgggggctgcctgcctgcctgaaaACGGGATTCCCGGAATGCACTGTGGAAGGAATTATATGGCGAGGGGGCACACACCAATACAACCACCCCCCCTAACCATCAGAATTAGGGAGGGGGAAACACAGCCACCCCCGCAAATCATCGGAATTAGGGAGGGGTAACACGATCACCCCCTCAAAGCATCGGAATTGGGGGGCGGGGAAGGGGGGAACACGACACTCAGCCACCCCAAAGCATCAGAATTGAGGAGGGAACACAACCaccaccccacctccccccccccccccccgcaaaGCATCAGAATTAGGGAGAGGGGCTCCTTACGCATCGGCATTAGGTTGGGGGGGAACACAACTACCCcctgctttccccttctcccctccccaaagCATCAGAATTAGGGAGAGGGGGTCCCTACACGtcagaatggggggggggggggaaacacaACTACCCcctgctttccccttcccccgTCCCCAAAGCATCAGAATTAGGGAGAGGGGCTCCCTACGTATCAGAATTGAGGAGAGGGGACCACAACCACACAACCACACATccacccacccctcccccccccacaccgTAAAGCATCAGAATTAGGGAGAGGGACTCACTAAGTAACAGAattgggggggggagaggggaaggacacacaaccaccccccccaaagCAGGAGAACTGGGCTGTAGGGTACaacacagcctcctcttccctttaAAAAACCAAGGAGAGACAATCAGCCAGGagggcagcacagaaggtgccTTTTGTTCCGCCCCTGGGGCCGCGCCCCCCTCACCTGCCCCCCTTCCCcccgcgccccccccccccccgtgtTTGCCCTGGGTTTATCCGGAGCGGAAATTCCTTTCCGTTTTTGTGAATGACAAACTCATTAACGATTCATCAACACAAAACCTGTTCCAGCCGGCTCGTCGCCCAGGCAACAGCCCCTTCCGCGCTCCCCCATTGGCTGCACCGCAGAATGTCCCCATTGAGACGTGGCGCGTTTGTACCCATTGAGGAACCGCCGCCACTGCCACCGCCACCACCAGCACCGCCGCGGGGACTTTGCGCGGAGGGGCCGCGGATGAGGAGGGAAGCGTGAAGGGGCTCTGCTCCCGGTGGTTGCACCGCGTTGTTTCCGCGCTTAAAGGCCGGGTAGCCCCGGCTCGGTAGCTCCTTAATTGGATTTCATTCACtgcgggaggaggaggaggaaaagcccCGAGGGCTCGGGCTGCAGCGGCGATTAGGAAAGGTTCATTCAGGGAttcattgaggaaaaaaaagaaaaaagccggaggagaggaggaggaggaggaggcaggcaCATAgaaacagacagacacacacgcAGGGGTCTGCTTCTCCCTCCCCGTAGCTCCACCGCTGCCCGGTGCAGGGGAAGGCGGTGCGGAGttaggggaggggggaggaggtgggaggTGGGCTTCGTGATTCATTTTCTTAGGGCGGAGGAAGAGAAGTTGTTGGAGGGGAGTTGCTGCCGGAGGGGTGTTAGAAGGATGAAGCCCACCCGCCGAATGCCTctgtgagagaaagaaagagaggggagCTTTCAGAGCCGGCTGCGCTCTCCCCGTCCTTCCTCATGCTAGATACGTTCAGACCCGTCCCTTTCGCGTCGGAAATGGCGATTAGTAAATCGGTGGCGTGGCTGAACGAGCAGCTGGAGATGGGCAACgaaaggctgctgctgatggACTGTCGACCCCAGGAGTTGTACGAGTCGTCCCACATCGAATCGGCCATCAACGTGGCCATCCCGGGCATCATGCTGCggaggctgcagaagggcaACCTGCCCCTCCGTTCCCTCGTCTCCAGCAGCGAGGAGGACCGGGAACGCTTCGCCCGCCGCTGCGGCACCGACACGGTGGTGCTGTACGATGAGCACAGCCGCGACTGGAACGAGAACACAGGCGGAGAGTcggtgctggggctgctcctcaaGCGCCTCAAAGATGAAGGTTGCAAGGCGTTTTATCTGGAAGGTGAGAAGGGGTCTGCTCCGGGGTTGTGAGGGGTGTATGTGGGGTAAGATGTCACTGCCTTGTCCCCTCGCCTTGGGGCTTCAGGTGCCGGGGAAGCGAGCCCCGGGGCTCGGCGGTGCGATTCTGCCCGGGGGTGGCCGCAGCGTCCTTCCCGGGCATTGCACAGTGGCACTCCGGGGGGAGACTGACCTGCACAAGGTGGGGGGATTGTCCCCCCTCCAGCATCCCCACCTTTGTTCAGAGAGACTTGGGGGGAATGGCGGTGGCAGCGGGGGGTGTGCAGCGAGGCTAAACGGGGATCCCGGGATGAGCCggggagggcagcaggaatCGCTGCTGAGACAGCTCGGAGAGATCTCCGCAGGGCGAGAAGCCACACAGAGCTTTAATCTTCCATGTGCTGAGCGCTCCGCCGATTTTCTTAAACCTTCTTTTGGGTTTAGTCCGTCTGCGTGACAgtctgagcttttttttttttttcctttctcttttcccctcttttttttcttctttttttgattttttttttcctttcccccaactccacccccccacctttttaaaaattttctcccctttttacCCCTTCCCCtccatttttcccccttttattcccccctctctttttttttaaccccccttttcccccccggTTTTCtttaccccttttttttttcactcccctttctctttcccatttttttaTCTCTCGATTTTCCACGGGTTTTTTTACCCCCTTTTTCCCGTTTTCTTTTttgcccccccctccccccttttccccgGTTTTTTTAACCCACCCCCCTTTTCTCCCCGTTTTTTAACTCccgtttcccccccccctttttttttacccccttatttttcttttaaacaccccccccctttctttttttccttttcttttcctttttttattaccCCCCTTGCATTCTTTTCCTTGGGTCCGAGAGGATGTGAAAGCAATGCCTCTTTGCAGACAGGTTCTGTACCAGGGAATTAAATCGTCTTGGCATCTTCTATCAGGTTGCATACCCCCCCACACTCCAactctcctttgcttttctccccaGGTGGTTTCAGCAAGTTCCAGGCCGAGTTCGCTCTGCACTGCGAAACCAACCTAGACAGTTCGTGTAGCAGCAGCTCTCCCCCTCTGCCAGTCCTGGGCTTGGGAGGCCTCCGCATCAGCTCTGATTCCTCCTCAGACATTGAATCTGACATTGACAGAGACCCCAACAGTGCCACCGACTCGGATGGCAGCCCCCTCTCCAACAACCAGCCTTCCTTTCCGGTGGAGATTTTACCCTACCTCTACTTAGGCTGTGCCAAGGACTCCACTAACCTGGACGTTTTAGAAGAGTTTGGCATTAAATACATCTTGAATGTCACCCCCAACCTGCCCAACCTCTTTGAAAACGCCGGAGAATTCAAGTACAAGCAGATCCCAATCTCTGATCACTGGAGCCAAAATCTGTCCCAGTTCTTTCCTGAGGCCATCTCCTTTATAGGTGAGCTAACAGCCTCTGTGGCAAGTGCTGGAATTCTGTCTGTCCTGAGGAGTGTTTTGGGGGAGAAGCAATAAAGCAGCATTTCTGGCAGGCTCTGGAGGAtgtcccctttccccttttctggttttaaagaTACCTTAAGttgaggggtgggtggtggtgacTCTTTGGGGGCCCGGATGAACTGTAagatggaacaggttgcccagggaagttgtggatcacctggagaggtgttcaaggcaaaGTCGGATGAAGTCTTGAGCAGCTTAacccagtggaaggtgtctgtgaccatggcagagcagttggaactagatggtctttgaggtcccttccagcccaaaccctgTTCTATGCTTTTATTGACCTGGTTTGGCTGGCTGGGAGATTCCTCCTTGAGCTCTTCATGCTGGTGGCACAGGAGTGGAAGGGGGGGGTGGAAATGAGCCTGGGGTTTGtggtttatttctcttttgttgttgttttggggttttggctggttggtttggggttttagtgatgatgtttttgtttgttccttGAGGCGCTTTTTGTTTGGGCTTTCTTTGTTTGGAGtcgttttgggttttttgtttgggatctttcttgttgtttttgtgtGGAGTCtcaatggttttggttttgtttggggtgtttcttttatttggagtcttttttgtttgggggtcttttgggttttattttggttttattattatttgtttacttgggttttgttttgattccCCCGAAGAGCAgtataataaaaaagaaactagGAAGCGAACTTTAGCTTTTTAAACACAAGTTATTCACAAAGCAGTTATCCCTGGCAAATGTACAATCAGGGCTTTAATTAGATCTGGTGGTAATAATGCTACCCTAGACCTCAGTGCCTGGGTTAGCCAAGCTCTTAGCCCTTACTCACCAGCTTTTGGAAACACCTCTTTGTGGCTTCAAGGAGCGGTGGTTACAATTTTACACTCCTCCTTCTAGTGGGAAAAAGTCCAAGCAGCCCACGGAGGTGCAGTGCGGTGGGCAAAGCACGATCTGTTGGGAAGCTGGTGCTGTAATCCGGGTGAATGATACCGGTAATAGTGGGAGAATGTAGGTAATCTGAGCCCCAGCAGGAAGAAATGTGGGCTGGAAGCCACAAAGAAACTAATCTCCAGGCATTGTAATGCATTTCCTATTACAAAGGAACCCATTTTCAACCAGTGTTGACATCCTGTTCCTCCTAATGGGTTGTCCCCTGTGACTTCCCTCATTCTTTTAAAATGCCTGAATACCTCCATTGTTAGCTGCACAACAGTTGGAGAATAATTTAATAGACCTTTGCAGTCTGCTGGGCtgtagagaaaaagagagaggggaggaaaaaaaaaaaggcattcagtGACATCTTGCAGGATTTCCATGCTGGGGAAAAGGGGACTGGAAGAATTTAAGGCAAAACTCCAGGGAAAAgcattcctttttaaaaatgtgacTTTTACAACAGTGTCCTGCTCCCTTTGTCTCATTTTTAGTTCTCTGAGCTCTTGGGTTCACATTGGTAAGGGGGTGGGAGTCTCCTCTTGCCCTGTGTTGTTAATTTTTTGAGCCCCCAGTCTCTCTTTCATATTGGCTCGGGGGTGGGATTCTCCTCTTACCCTGTTTGGTTTTAGGGTTTTGAGCTTCTGGTCTTTCTTTCATACTGGTAGGGGGTGAattctcctcttgtcctgttgttttACTTTTCTGAGCTCCTGGACTCAGGTTCATATTTGTAGGGGGGTGGGattctcctcttgtcctgtgtttTTTGCTTCTCTGAGCTCCTGGTCTGTCTTTCATTTTGGTAGGGGGGTGGGATTCTCCTCTCGCCCTGGTTTTACAGCAGCTGAAGTTAACTCTTGAGTTGCACGGCTGGCCCCTAGGATCAgaatcctcctttcttccagctTGATACTCATCTTGGCGTCGAGAGATCAGTTAccaaccctcccccccctccaccGCCCCCGTCTTATGTGTCGGTTCTCTGTCTCTTTGTTTCGCTACAGATGAAGCCCGGGGGAAGAACTGCGGCGTCCTGGTGCACTGCTTGGCGGGGATCAGCCGCTCGGTGACGGTGACGGTGGCCTACCTCATGCAGAAGCTCAACCTCTCCATGAACGACGCCTACGACATCGTCAAGACGAAGAAGTCCAACATTTCTCCCAACTTCAACTTCATGGGCCAGCTGCTGGACTTCGAGCGGACTctggggctcagcagccccTGTGACAACCGAGTGCCCAACCAGCAGCTCTACTTCACCACCCCTTCCAACCAGAATGTCTTCCAGGTGGATTCCCTGCAGTCCACGTGAGCTCCCACCCACCTCCCTTCTCCTATCCCATCTCAACGGGGATCACTCCTCAGTGGTTTTCTCTTTGGCAGTGATCAAGAAAACGCagctttcactttttctgctaTCAAAAGGCagctctctgccagagcaggctagGAAAGGTTTACTCAGTATGGAATCAGCTCTTGCAAAGGGAGGGAAGGTGGTGAGCTCTGGGGGGGGAAGGACCacgggggagcaggcagcaggtgggcagcagggagctgctcaaCCCCTCCTTGCGTGGTGGCTTTGAGTGCCAGGACTGGCAGTGGGGGTAGGATACAGTTGGCCAAGGCTGAGCATGTGTCCTTTGGAGACTGGAACCGTCCTGCTGCCCTCTCTGCTTTGGGATCTGTGACACAACATCAGTTGTCTTCAGTGAAGACttggtgatttttgttttgttttgttcctgtttGTTTGAATTTATAGAGGAGCCAAAGAAAGAGGTTTTCAGCTTAGTGTATTTGGAGATCTTGTTTTGCTGGGAGCTCAGTAGTGTTCCACCTGATCAATGTAAATATCCAATCTGAAATTTGATTTGCAATTTTAAattgtctggggttttttattattattattattttatttttaaatccacACATATTCAAGAAATCAATCCAAGGGACATCTGTGGGtggttcttgtttgtttgttttcatcatAAATCCTGCTTGATTTGCTTGGTTGGCTTTTGGGTTTgctattttgcttttttggttgtatttttggggggtttttgttgttgttttccttcgTTATTTTCCTtcgtttttttcctttttttttttttttttcccagttgtttgttttctctttcttcttttgaattgaaaaaaaaaataattgcagcaTGCTCAATTTTATTCTTCCACTGAAGCAAGCTTTCTGGGAGGGAGAGATGGCAATGGTGATAAATTTTGCCAATCATCTTATTGTGAGCAAGTACAGTCTCTTCTTTcctatatattatttttttcttcctcatggtgatcttttttttttttttttttttttttttgcttctcctCACACTTGATGTAGCTTCCACACAGTATCTCTAttctttaaattaattttttttttgccttacctttgctcttttttttttggttgtaaATAGCTCGTCTTGGGAGAGGAGGTTTGAGCATGAAaggtttttgatttttttttttttttttttttttttagatcacTTTTGAAAACTTTCAGATGTGCTAAAACTCAGTGCATTACCTCTGTACAAATTCTTCAGGGAGCTTCACCTCaaatgcaatattttttttttggtggtggtgttttttttctttttttttttttttggttgagtTTTATGGTATAGAAACTGGAAGTACATGCAAGCATTTGTTCCCTGTGTGTCTACGCACAGTCAACCTTCCCATGGTTGCCAATAAGGGAGGAAGTCTCAATTCACCATGTAAAAGGTTTCAGATGGAATTTATTAtaagaatgtaaaaaaaaaaaaaaaacttaaattattaataaataaataactatttTTGGCTATTGAGAAGCTGGCTgctttattcttcctccccttttcccccatCTCCAACCCCCTTTTTtactttctctccctccctgcctctctgtGTGGGTGTGGTTTATGGCACATAGACATCTGGTTATGGTTAAAGGTAATGATTGCTTTCAATGGCTTTTTGTAGCCCCCTAGGACAATACAAGCTTTCATTTTCCCTCTTTGCTCCACCAGTGCTTAAGTGAAGAATCAGTGCATGGACTGGATCCTTCTCCAAAAGGGAACATTTTGAAGGCTTTTAGGTCAATAGCAAAATATTCTGAGTTGATCTTCagaatcccttccaacctggatgcCTGGAagaacctggtctagtggaagatgtccctgcccatggcaatggggttggaaagaaggtcctttccaacccaacccattcgaTGAATCCATGAAACCTCTACCATTGTCTGATCTCTTGGCTACCCCAGGAATGGACCTGACCCTGGGCCATAGGGACATAGACagttttttattactattactaaCTCAAGagtgaggagctgctgttttCTAGGTGTGTTTACAAATTTTGGCTAGTCTGAGATGTGAGGAAATGGTTTCATGCTCTCATTATTGTCTGGCAGGagctcaccatccctggaggtattcaagaaacatgtggacatgatagtttgggatgtggtttaatggccatagtggtcttaggttgatggttgggtcttggaggtcttttccaaaccaaacagttctatgcttctagaaatgtgtggccatggcactttggaacctgttttagtggccatggtggtcttaggttgatgattggactagatgatcttggaggtcttttccaacccatacAGATCTCTGAAATCTCTGAAATCTTTGAAATCTCTGAAATCTCTGAAATCTTTGAAATCTTTGAAATCTTTGAAATCTTTGAAATCTTTGAAATCTTTGAAATCTTTGAAATCTTTGAAATCTTTGAAATCTTTGAAATCTTTGAAATCTTTGAAATCTTTGAAATCTTTGAATCATTTCAATGgcaaaagatctccaagatcataaAGTCCCTTTCACAGAGACCCATCAACAGTCTGCAAGTcgtgaattattttttttctgtgctgttcaGCCACATTGCAATTGAGCAggtgaaggaaaggaggaaatgtCTCTCTGTACCTTTAGTCACCTCATTTCCTCTTTTGGACCTgtctctgcaggaggaaaagaaaaataaggggggagggaggaagcagaTTACAGTGATTGCAAAACTTCCTGCTGTAACTTTTCCACAGGAAGGATGTTAATGAAAAGAAGTGGCCCAAGGGTGCTGCCAGACTCTTGTGTGCAGTACCAGAGTGGCTGGAGTGATGCTGCAGCTGGCCTTCTGCAGGACTCCTGGCAGCCAGAAGCAGGTTTCAAGTAATTTTAGAAACTGCAAGtgtgtgaaagaagaaaaaaaaaggcaaacaaaacctGGAGGGCaaggtggagggggggggggtgtgaagaagagggaaaaaaaaagtgagtcaGTGTCTCATGCAGTAGTGGCCTAGATTGAGTGCATAAACTGTGAAAGTAGAAGTGGGTTGCAGTTAAACTTGGCTTGTGCTAATCCAGTTTTGAACGGTTTCCGCTCTTGGcattccctgtgctgct
The nucleotide sequence above comes from Indicator indicator isolate 239-I01 chromosome 14, UM_Iind_1.1, whole genome shotgun sequence. Encoded proteins:
- the DUSP6 gene encoding dual specificity protein phosphatase 6 isoform X1, translated to MLDTFRPVPFASEMAISKSVAWLNEQLEMGNERLLLMDCRPQELYESSHIESAINVAIPGIMLRRLQKGNLPLRSLVSSSEEDRERFARRCGTDTVVLYDEHSRDWNENTGGESVLGLLLKRLKDEGCKAFYLEGGFSKFQAEFALHCETNLDSSCSSSSPPLPVLGLGGLRISSDSSSDIESDIDRDPNSATDSDGSPLSNNQPSFPVEILPYLYLGCAKDSTNLDVLEEFGIKYILNVTPNLPNLFENAGEFKYKQIPISDHWSQNLSQFFPEAISFIDEARGKNCGVLVHCLAGISRSVTVTVAYLMQKLNLSMNDAYDIVKTKKSNISPNFNFMGQLLDFERTLGLSSPCDNRVPNQQLYFTTPSNQNVFQVDSLQST
- the DUSP6 gene encoding dual specificity protein phosphatase 6 isoform X2, with product MLDTFRPVPFASEMAISKSVAWLNEQLEMGNERLLLMDCRPQELYESSHIESAINVAIPGIMLRRLQKGNLPLRSLVSSSEEDRERFARRCGTDTVVLYDEHSRDWNENTGGESVLGLLLKRLKDEGCKAFYLEDEARGKNCGVLVHCLAGISRSVTVTVAYLMQKLNLSMNDAYDIVKTKKSNISPNFNFMGQLLDFERTLGLSSPCDNRVPNQQLYFTTPSNQNVFQVDSLQST